From a region of the Corallococcus coralloides DSM 2259 genome:
- a CDS encoding TetR/AcrR family transcriptional regulator C-terminal domain-containing protein, whose protein sequence is MASHRSSMGDPTRTLELLWRDSLPAQGKRGPKQALTVTAVVEAAVALADAEGLDAVTMRALAGKLGIAPMALYTYVPGRAELIDVMLDTLYAGMARRKPKARDWRSRLEAVAHDNRALFSRHPWLADVSTTRPPLGPGQMAKYEYELQALEGVGLDDVAQDAALTFVLGFVESSARAALDQRAARLESQMSDGAWWEANASLLARMSDPERYPIASRVGSAAGKAHGAAYDPDHAYAFGLERILDGLAMLIERPRAPRGPARKRGI, encoded by the coding sequence ATGGCATCGCATCGCAGCAGCATGGGAGACCCCACCCGGACGCTGGAGCTGCTGTGGCGGGACTCCCTCCCCGCCCAGGGCAAGCGGGGTCCGAAGCAGGCGCTCACCGTCACCGCCGTCGTCGAAGCGGCGGTGGCGCTGGCGGACGCGGAGGGGCTGGACGCGGTGACGATGCGGGCGCTCGCGGGGAAGCTCGGCATCGCGCCCATGGCGCTCTACACCTATGTGCCCGGGCGGGCGGAGCTCATCGACGTGATGCTCGACACCCTCTATGCGGGCATGGCCCGGCGCAAGCCGAAGGCCCGGGACTGGCGCTCGCGGCTGGAGGCCGTGGCCCACGACAACCGGGCCCTGTTCTCACGGCATCCCTGGCTCGCGGACGTGTCCACCACGCGCCCACCGCTGGGTCCGGGCCAGATGGCCAAATACGAGTACGAGCTCCAGGCGCTCGAAGGCGTGGGCCTGGACGACGTGGCGCAGGACGCGGCGTTGACGTTCGTGCTGGGCTTCGTGGAGTCCTCCGCCCGGGCGGCCCTGGACCAGCGCGCCGCGCGGCTCGAGTCCCAGATGAGCGATGGGGCCTGGTGGGAGGCGAACGCGTCCCTGCTCGCGCGCATGTCCGACCCGGAGCGCTACCCCATCGCGTCCCGGGTGGGCTCCGCCGCGGGCAAGGCCCATGGCGCCGCGTACGACCCGGACCATGCGTATGCCTTTGGCCTGGAGCGCATCCTGGACGGGCTGGCCATGCTCATTGAACGGCCGCGCGCGCCTCGCGGCCCGGCCCGGAAGCGCGGCATCTAG
- a CDS encoding VOC family protein, producing MRVTASAVSLNVDDVEASASFLKRHFGFTEAMAADGFVSLSRPDVGFNVIYLRTGLKSLKPESLKTRRADGLIVAFVVDDIDAEYARIQAEGVKILTPIETEAWGERYFQVTDANGVIVQLVQWMHTPGQAEGVA from the coding sequence ATGCGCGTCACCGCTTCCGCCGTGTCCCTGAATGTCGATGACGTGGAGGCCTCCGCCTCCTTCCTGAAGCGCCACTTCGGTTTCACGGAGGCAATGGCCGCGGACGGCTTCGTGTCCCTGTCCCGGCCCGACGTGGGCTTCAACGTCATCTACCTGCGCACGGGCCTGAAGTCGCTCAAGCCAGAGTCCCTGAAGACGCGCCGGGCGGACGGGCTCATCGTCGCGTTCGTCGTGGACGACATCGACGCGGAGTACGCACGCATCCAGGCGGAGGGCGTGAAGATCCTGACGCCCATCGAGACGGAGGCCTGGGGCGAGCGCTACTTCCAGGTCACCGACGCGAACGGCGTCATCGTCCAGCTCGTCCAGTGGATGCACACGCCGGGACAGGCCGAAGGCGTTGCATGA
- a CDS encoding class I SAM-dependent methyltransferase, protein MSTGPVAPRFRWAMEVLSVAPDARVLEVGCGHGIALGLVAARPGDGCILGIDRSEKMITQALRRNADAVHAGRVLARTGTLADVDLGREPFDVAFAINVSLFAEDDARVELARLREHLRPGGALYLFHEAPVAAHAKRFATMAARNLESQGFSVRTVPATPSRACVVGQAPG, encoded by the coding sequence ATGAGCACAGGGCCGGTCGCGCCCCGGTTCCGCTGGGCGATGGAGGTGCTGTCCGTCGCCCCGGACGCGCGGGTGCTGGAGGTGGGGTGTGGTCACGGCATCGCGCTGGGGCTCGTGGCCGCGCGGCCTGGCGACGGGTGCATCCTGGGCATCGACCGTTCGGAGAAGATGATCACCCAGGCCCTGCGGCGGAACGCGGATGCTGTCCACGCGGGACGTGTCCTGGCGCGCACCGGGACGCTGGCGGACGTGGACCTGGGGCGCGAGCCGTTCGATGTCGCCTTCGCCATCAACGTCAGCCTGTTCGCGGAGGACGACGCGCGCGTGGAGCTTGCGCGGCTGCGAGAACACCTGCGTCCTGGTGGCGCGCTCTATCTCTTCCACGAAGCGCCCGTCGCCGCTCACGCGAAGCGCTTCGCCACGATGGCCGCGCGGAACCTGGAGTCGCAGGGTTTCAGCGTGCGGACCGTTCCCGCCACGCCGTCGCGCGCGTGCGTCGTGGGGCAGGCGCCCGGGTAG
- a CDS encoding ATP-binding protein, translated as MPDIRLPAEAKYKNELDALAAHDDKPRPPGWALSPRAVETYILGSPKPVGGVAITPKYVGDKGLIQVCIATLASDRALMLVGEPGTAKSWLSEHLSAAISGTSALVVQGTAGTSEDHIKYSWNYALLLAQGPTPEALVPSPILRAMRTGKFARFEEVTRTSPEIQDSLISILSEKQVSVPELGEVTSAQRGFNLIATANTRDRGVNEMSAALKRRFNFVTVPVVEDLEQEIQIVTKREAELRTDYQVGVPPPEELSRVLLTLFHELRKGVTKDGKTKVRTPGAVLSTAEAISVLFNSSILAQQFGSGTVTSQELAASLVGAVVKEQEDDVKALREYMETVAKSRTGPWKELYTASKKLLRG; from the coding sequence ATGCCGGACATCCGCCTGCCTGCCGAAGCGAAGTACAAGAACGAGCTGGACGCCCTCGCCGCGCATGACGACAAGCCCCGCCCACCGGGTTGGGCGCTGTCGCCTCGCGCCGTGGAGACGTACATCCTGGGCAGCCCCAAGCCCGTGGGGGGCGTGGCCATCACGCCCAAGTACGTGGGCGACAAGGGGCTCATCCAGGTGTGCATCGCCACGCTCGCGTCGGACCGCGCGCTGATGCTGGTGGGCGAGCCGGGCACCGCGAAGAGCTGGCTGTCGGAGCACCTCTCCGCGGCCATCAGCGGCACGTCCGCGCTCGTCGTCCAGGGCACGGCGGGGACCAGTGAGGACCACATCAAGTACTCGTGGAACTACGCGCTGCTGCTCGCGCAGGGCCCCACGCCGGAAGCGCTGGTGCCTTCGCCCATCCTGCGTGCCATGCGCACGGGCAAGTTCGCCCGCTTTGAAGAGGTGACGCGCACGTCGCCGGAGATTCAAGACTCGCTCATCTCCATCCTGTCGGAGAAGCAGGTGTCGGTGCCGGAGCTGGGAGAGGTGACGAGCGCGCAGCGCGGCTTCAACCTCATCGCCACCGCGAACACGCGCGACCGCGGCGTCAACGAGATGAGCGCCGCGCTCAAGCGCCGCTTCAACTTCGTCACCGTGCCGGTGGTGGAGGACCTGGAGCAGGAGATCCAGATCGTCACCAAGCGCGAGGCGGAGCTGCGCACGGACTACCAGGTGGGCGTGCCGCCGCCGGAGGAGCTGTCGCGCGTGCTGCTGACGCTCTTCCACGAGCTGCGCAAGGGCGTGACGAAGGACGGCAAGACGAAGGTGCGCACGCCGGGCGCGGTGCTGTCCACGGCGGAGGCCATCAGCGTGCTGTTCAACAGCTCCATCCTCGCGCAGCAGTTCGGCTCCGGGACGGTGACGTCGCAGGAGCTGGCGGCGTCGCTGGTGGGCGCGGTGGTGAAGGAGCAGGAGGACGACGTGAAGGCGCTGCGCGAATACATGGAGACGGTGGCCAAGAGCCGCACGGGCCCGTGGAAGGAGCTGTACACCGCGAGCAAGAAGCTCTTGAGGGGCTGA
- a CDS encoding DUF5682 family protein produces MDLALLSRVQHFPVRHHSPRTTAVLLKWLERVKPTVVLVEGPCDATALVDVLCDAQTRPPVAILGYRTDGTPSSSLWPFAAYSPEYQALKWARANGARAEFIDIPVGVSLAVDRHEPGMGVESEATEEGTPVPDEAVPLTEAFARSQGYRSFEEFWEASFEAPDWSPEQFRPVLTAWADVVNAGPRLAYHRQRDAFMARKVLEVVAGGVAPEKVAVVAGAAHTAAFLAGDVDPKEEAKLPEAGPCAVTVIPYSFPRLAEQLGYGAGNRAPHFYQKAHEANCDFRRATLEVLLDFASHLRMRGFSASLSDVLEAYRLAVTLSDLREKSAPGLDELREATVATLCRGDATHVDSFLWKSVIGHEVGQVASRIGQNSLQAEFWREVGERRLPRTDSPETFTLRLNNPVEVGSSVFLHRLRVAGIPYASLTGTGSSRKQAAEGEAGGYAALTRVREAWQAQWTPSTDVALVEKIVLGDSLEGVTTRVLQERLTQAKTTAEAADVLLESVITGCSQTVAQALKACDAHAATDADLPSLASAARALSGLMAYGTSRAHSDVGDEAVAALGEKTFGRALLRVREASACAPEAVLPVLDALRTLHEVALSQPRADKEGWLAEARGLMESHAVHPATSGLATGLLYLARELPEAEVALEVGRRLSAAVEPSDAAAYLEGFLQVNALVLVKSRDVVKALDDFLTSVEPERFRQTLPVLRRALGALGATERRYLMENVMGVRQLKDKGRAVKAVLEEKDKATLKDLSADLGKALDDLDDLL; encoded by the coding sequence ATGGACCTGGCACTGCTCTCCCGGGTGCAGCACTTCCCGGTCCGTCACCACTCGCCGCGCACCACCGCGGTGCTCCTGAAGTGGCTGGAGCGCGTGAAGCCCACCGTCGTCCTGGTGGAAGGGCCCTGCGACGCGACGGCGCTGGTGGACGTGCTGTGCGACGCGCAGACCCGGCCGCCCGTGGCCATCCTGGGCTACCGCACGGACGGCACCCCGTCCTCGTCGCTGTGGCCCTTCGCGGCGTACTCGCCGGAGTACCAGGCGCTGAAGTGGGCCCGGGCGAACGGCGCGCGGGCGGAGTTCATCGACATCCCGGTGGGCGTCAGCCTCGCGGTGGACCGCCACGAGCCCGGGATGGGTGTGGAGTCGGAGGCCACCGAAGAGGGCACGCCCGTTCCCGATGAGGCGGTGCCGCTGACGGAGGCGTTCGCGCGCTCGCAGGGGTACCGCTCCTTCGAGGAGTTCTGGGAGGCGTCCTTCGAGGCGCCGGACTGGAGCCCGGAGCAGTTCCGGCCGGTGCTCACCGCCTGGGCGGACGTGGTCAACGCGGGGCCCCGGCTGGCCTATCACCGTCAGCGCGACGCCTTCATGGCGCGCAAGGTGCTGGAGGTGGTGGCGGGCGGCGTGGCGCCGGAGAAGGTGGCGGTGGTGGCGGGCGCGGCGCACACCGCGGCGTTCCTCGCGGGGGACGTGGATCCGAAGGAGGAGGCGAAGCTGCCCGAGGCCGGGCCGTGCGCGGTGACGGTGATTCCGTACAGCTTCCCGCGCCTGGCGGAGCAGCTGGGGTACGGCGCGGGCAACCGGGCGCCGCACTTCTACCAGAAGGCCCATGAGGCGAACTGCGACTTCCGGCGGGCCACGCTGGAGGTGCTGCTGGACTTCGCATCTCACCTGCGGATGCGCGGCTTCTCCGCGTCGCTGTCGGACGTGCTGGAGGCGTACCGGCTGGCGGTGACGCTGTCGGACCTGCGCGAGAAGAGCGCCCCGGGCCTGGATGAGCTGCGCGAGGCCACCGTGGCCACGCTGTGCCGCGGAGACGCGACGCACGTGGACAGCTTCCTGTGGAAGAGCGTCATCGGCCATGAAGTGGGGCAGGTGGCGAGCCGCATCGGGCAGAACTCGCTCCAGGCGGAGTTCTGGCGCGAGGTGGGTGAGCGGCGGCTGCCGCGCACGGACAGCCCGGAGACGTTCACGCTGCGGCTCAACAACCCGGTGGAGGTGGGCTCCTCCGTGTTCCTCCACCGGCTGCGCGTGGCGGGCATCCCGTACGCGTCGCTGACCGGGACGGGCTCGTCGCGCAAGCAGGCCGCGGAAGGTGAAGCCGGCGGCTACGCGGCGCTCACCCGCGTGCGCGAGGCCTGGCAGGCGCAGTGGACGCCGTCCACGGACGTTGCGCTGGTGGAGAAGATCGTCCTGGGCGACTCGCTGGAGGGCGTGACGACGCGCGTGCTCCAGGAGCGGCTGACGCAGGCGAAGACGACGGCGGAGGCGGCGGACGTGCTCCTGGAGTCCGTTATCACCGGCTGCTCCCAGACGGTGGCGCAGGCGCTCAAGGCCTGTGACGCGCACGCGGCCACGGACGCGGACCTGCCATCGCTGGCGAGCGCGGCTCGGGCGCTGTCGGGATTGATGGCCTATGGCACCTCGCGCGCGCACTCGGACGTGGGCGACGAGGCGGTGGCGGCCCTGGGCGAGAAGACCTTCGGCCGGGCGCTCCTGCGCGTGCGCGAGGCCAGCGCCTGCGCTCCGGAAGCAGTGCTCCCGGTGCTGGACGCGCTGCGCACGCTGCATGAGGTGGCGCTGTCCCAGCCGCGCGCGGACAAGGAGGGCTGGCTCGCGGAGGCGCGCGGGTTGATGGAGAGCCACGCGGTGCACCCGGCGACGTCGGGCCTGGCGACGGGTCTGTTGTACCTGGCGCGCGAGCTGCCGGAGGCGGAGGTGGCGCTGGAGGTGGGCCGGCGGCTGTCGGCGGCGGTGGAGCCTTCGGACGCGGCGGCGTACCTGGAGGGCTTCCTCCAGGTGAACGCGCTGGTGCTGGTGAAGAGCCGCGATGTGGTGAAGGCGCTGGATGACTTCCTCACCAGCGTGGAGCCGGAGCGCTTCCGGCAGACGCTGCCGGTGCTGCGCCGGGCGCTGGGCGCGCTGGGGGCCACCGAGCGCCGCTACCTGATGGAGAACGTGATGGGCGTGCGCCAGCTGAAGGACAAGGGCCGCGCGGTGAAGGCGGTGCTGGAGGAGAAGGACAAGGCGACGCTGAAGGACCTGAGCGCGGACCTGGGCAAGGCGCTCGACGACCTGGATGACCTGCTATGA
- a CDS encoding VWA domain-containing protein, with amino-acid sequence MSVDPKDLDPKDRDALLRWRLALGPEAEKTGSCPSLSALGASADTVDLKGDDLEGLDDALSFVYGERSAGRGGSKPYLPKWLGALRDFFQDDVIALVQKDAIERKGLTQLLFEPETLPFLDKNLELVTTLVSARGLIPEQAKDTARAIIREVVEDLRKKLESPLRTAVLGALRRDRTSPIPIARNIDWRRTIRSNLKGWDAERKRLIPERFYFWPNQRRHHEWDVTLVVDQSGSMAESVVYSSVMAAIFASLDVLRTSLVLFDTEIVDMTPVLADPVEVLFSAQLGGGTDINRAVAYAQEHYVRRPEKTLFILITDLYEGGNAEELVARLRQLVDSRSKVLCLLALSDSGRPSYDHAMAEQLTALGIPCFGCTPRKLVDVVERVMRNQDLAPLLASSDKKGERHG; translated from the coding sequence ATGAGCGTGGACCCCAAGGACCTGGACCCGAAGGACCGCGACGCGCTGTTGCGCTGGCGGCTGGCGCTGGGCCCGGAGGCGGAGAAGACGGGCTCGTGCCCTTCCTTGAGCGCGCTGGGCGCCAGCGCGGACACCGTGGACCTCAAGGGCGACGACCTGGAGGGCCTGGATGACGCGCTCTCCTTCGTCTACGGCGAGCGCTCTGCGGGGCGGGGCGGCTCCAAGCCGTACCTGCCCAAGTGGCTGGGCGCGCTGCGCGACTTCTTCCAGGACGACGTCATCGCCCTGGTGCAGAAGGACGCCATCGAGCGCAAGGGGCTCACCCAGCTGCTCTTCGAGCCGGAGACGCTGCCCTTCCTGGACAAGAACCTGGAGCTGGTGACGACGCTGGTGAGCGCCCGGGGGCTCATCCCGGAGCAGGCCAAGGACACCGCGCGCGCCATCATCCGCGAGGTGGTGGAGGACCTGCGCAAGAAGCTGGAGTCCCCGCTGCGCACGGCGGTGCTCGGGGCGCTCCGTCGCGACAGGACGAGCCCCATCCCCATCGCGCGCAACATCGACTGGCGGCGCACCATCCGCTCCAACCTGAAGGGCTGGGACGCGGAGCGAAAGCGCCTCATCCCGGAGCGCTTCTACTTCTGGCCCAACCAGCGCCGTCACCACGAGTGGGACGTGACGCTGGTGGTGGACCAGTCCGGCTCCATGGCGGAGAGTGTGGTGTACAGCTCCGTGATGGCGGCCATCTTCGCGTCCCTGGACGTGCTGAGAACCAGCCTGGTGCTGTTCGACACGGAGATCGTCGACATGACGCCCGTGCTGGCGGACCCGGTGGAGGTGCTCTTCTCCGCGCAGCTGGGCGGCGGCACGGACATCAACCGGGCGGTGGCGTACGCGCAGGAGCACTACGTGCGCCGGCCGGAGAAGACGCTCTTCATCCTCATCACCGACCTGTACGAGGGCGGCAACGCCGAGGAGCTGGTGGCCCGGTTGCGGCAGTTGGTGGACTCACGCTCCAAGGTGCTGTGCCTGCTGGCGCTGTCGGACAGCGGGCGGCCTTCGTATGACCACGCGATGGCGGAGCAGCTCACCGCGCTGGGGATTCCGTGCTTCGGGTGCACGCCCCGCAAGCTGGTGGACGTGGTGGAGCGGGTGATGCGCAACCAGGACCTGGCGCCGCTGCTCGCGTCCAGCGACAAGAAGGGGGAGCGTCATGGCTGA